ataaaatttacacacaattaaatatgtatttatacacacttacaCTAATGTAACTATGTATTAATATGAGAATGTACGAATGTAATTATGTACCAATGTAATTATGTGCTAACCCAAATCTATTCTACTGTAACTATCTACGCCAGTGTAGTATGTCTATTAGTTTGTATGGGAAGTATCCAGAACTATTATTAGGTTGAGTTTTTTATGGAAAGACTTAATTTGACAGAGGAAGGTGGGAGTAAAGGAATTGACGAATGATGTGTAGATTTGAGTAAGGAGATAACATTTGTGCCAAGATATGGAAATGTGAGAGAGAAAGTGACATTTTCACCACCGTTTCCAATACCAACCACCATTAAGGTAAGTTTATAGTTAAGAAGATAATAATGTTGCACGTAAGATATGGGTAAATAGTAATTGCTGGTATTGCGTGATACTAATAATGACGAGtgagtaataaatataaacaggACTCTCTGGAATTGTATTGTGACTTGACGAGTTTACCGTCCGACGATGAAATCATGAAGTTCTGCTGCTTTTTAAAGGATAAGAAGGACGTTGAAAGGATAACGAAGCTAGTGAGGAATGAAAAGATCATGAAGCAAATAAGAGAGGAAGTGAAGATGACATTGCACGAGTTCATGATGCTGTTCTTCCCAAACGTTAAGTTTAACCTAAGCGGATTCCTGCAGCTGGTGCCGAAGCAGAAGCCAAAGCCGTACACAATATCATCTAGGCCTaaggtaaaaataaatagaaggATAATAAGATAGATATACGTGGAAAGTTAAATAGAAAACTACAGagttatgtgtgtgtgtgtgtgtgtggaGAATGACAGATGGTTTACTGGATAGTTATGGTACTTGTAACTATATGGATTAATACGGTGAGTAGACTGGTGAGTTGACAGTGACAGTCAAGTTAATAGAGTATAATTTGCATTCACTAAAGACCTTTTACAACGTAAACGTCAAAAGAGGTATGATCATTAGGTAGTTACAACTGTAAGTATTAGTTATGAACACGGATGTAAGTGAATGGATATGATTGGTAATATCATAATGTGCAGAGTTGTTTAATGAGTCTATCGCATATAACGAGTtgataaaaagaagaatataCAAAGGAAACTGTAGCAGGTATTTATGTGAAATGAAAGAAGGACAAAAGATTAAGTTGTTCGTGAGAACATCGTTGTTTGCCAGTGTAAACATGAATGCGCCAATGCTACTAATCGCAAACGGGACAGGTACGTAACCGACAGGGGATAACAGTGATAAATAGGGATTGCAGCCTTCAGAGGAATATGGCATTCACTTAAAAACACCTGCAATAACACTGGTGCCAGTAGTATGACTAGTAGCGATAAAAGTACCAGTAGTGCTAGCTCTAGTAGCAACGAGGTTACGATGATGCTAGGGTTCAGAACAACGAACCACGTGTTGTACAAAGAAGAGCTTGAACAGCTGAGTCAACAGGAGAACGTCAGGATACTGTACGCGTTCTCGAGAGAACAGGTACGCGCAACACGAAAACATGCATAACCTGTTTaggataaaatatacgTCCAAGAGTTAGTTAAGAATAACCTGGAGTTGATAAGAGGAGTGTTAGACCGCGGAGGAACGATTTGTATATGCGGGTGAGCTACTCTAAAAGGATGTTTAACTGAAGGTAATTTAGGAGTAGAAGAATGGGCAACGAAATTAAGCTAATTCTAAAGAATTACATAAGCGCCTTCGACttggagaagctgaagagcagTAATTTGTTCATCGAGGAGCTATGGTAGGATCGCAATCACCGACATCACCTACACTCGGCCATGTACCATATTCACCTAATATCGTACTCAACTTAATGATTGGCAAATGTCGTAGTCTACTTAATGATTGGCAACTATCGTACTCAACTTAATACTCGGCAACTATCGTAGTCTACTTAATGATTGGCAACTATCGTAGTCTACTTAATGATTGGCAACTATCGTAGTCTACTGATATACTTGCCAAGAATGGCATTAAAACACGTGCCGAGgcacaaatattttacatcaaGTGTACTGTCGAATCAGTGCTAAAAAGTTAGTTGACTAGTGTTTGGCTTAGTGAGAGAGTTAACACAGTCGTCGAAGAACGCGTCGTTGAGTTCAAAGTTATCGACCTTAGCAAGTGGCCGATACTTGAATGAGAAAGTGTAGACAGCGTTAAAGTTAATGGACTCCCTCAAGTTTTTTGAAAAGTCGGCCCTGGTGGAAGAGTTATCACTCAGACACTGAGACACACTCTGTAAAAAAAGGCCATGGTCCCTGTTTCTGCGATATTTAGGCATCCTCCTAGGAATAAGAAGCACCTTTTCGATAAGAGGAGAGACCTCCCAGACGAAGCAGGTGTGATGAACGAAGGAGTGCTTGCTGAAGGCCTGGGCGTTTCCACCGACCTTAAAGTAAACATGGTCATCGCCACCATCCTTAAGTTTATTGTGGCGACTTTTAACATCAAACGAAGTATTAGTGTCACTGTTATCGTCGTTAATAGTTGTCGTTTCACTATTTACAGCGTTAATAGTGGTAGAATCACTAGTTACGGCAGTGTTACCGTAGTTAGTAGTGGCATTAATGGAGTTGGTGATATCTAGAGATGTGTCACTGGAGTCATTGATGGTTAGACTATGAGGAGTGTGTAGTCCAGAAGTTAGACTGTGAGAGCAACCAGTGTTCGGCATCCTCACTACGAAATCCCCGTCGACCAGCGCAAAATTGGCCTTGAACATGCTGAAGGTCCTATAAACATTGTCGAAAGTCCATTTGCATATTTGGTTGGCCATGAGTGAGGGCGCAAAAGAGTGCGTGGCTATGAAGCTAGAAGTGACGGTGTTTTCGTCGATTAGCACAGTGCCGCCTCCGCTGAAGCGCTTGATGAGCTTGATACCACGGTCCTTGCAGAATTTGAAGTTTTTGATGAAGTCACTGGGATTCCCAGAGAGGCCTAAAACAACTGACCCTAAATTAAGGTTAATATGAGGTATGTGCATGATATAAATGATGCATATGTGACTTACGGTCAATGTGTGAGCCGTTTACGAGGAAAAATGAGCAATTGTGGGCAATGGGTGTTGCGTTTCTGTAGAGAAACTCCTCGAATCTCAACTGCCTCAAGATATCAAGTCCGTCGAGGTTAAAAACGTATAAGCTCCTTCTCCTGTTGCCCCCGATGAGCCTAATGAGATCATTGGCACTCTTAAACATTGAAATTAGCCGATTTAAGCAGTTTTATGCCATTTAGTATTTGATTAAACCCTTAACCAATTTACACACCACAGCAAATGGGTCAATAACAACCATAAAATCAAGTATTCGTGATAAATAACATCAACGTATGAATAGAATAATTTACATGAAGCTCAAGtacaaaaaatagtaaataacTAAGAGAAGCACAGACTACTAAGAAATCCAccattttacacatacaacAAGATTAAGCACAAGTAATAATTGAGTAAGTTAAAGCATTTAAGGTGAACGGtggaattttaaagaatATAAGCGAGATTTTACAGTCTTCTGCGCAGAATTAGTTCGTCGAGCCTGTTCTTGTAAAGCATAAAGTGCTCCCAGCCGAGAGATAAGTCGATGTTCAGTTCGCGAAGAATCTGATGCTCCGTCAAAAGAAAAGTCTTCGAACGCTTCAGAATACGGTAAGCCTCCTCCTTGACGCCCTTGGACAGCATCACGTAGCGATAGATGTACTTGTCGTCCTGGAATCTGGGGGAGTAATAAACTTCGCCGTAGGGAGTAGTCTTGTATGAATACTCAGAAACACTCCAAGTTATGATTTCGtaatttttgattttcATATTGACGGGCGAGAACACTGGAATGGcccttatttttttcttctccAACTCGCTGCCTATGTCAATTTCCCCTGAGTCAACTCTAGACCAAAAGTCGCCCGAAGGCTCCTTCCGGGGTCTTTTCTTTGACACATCAGTCCTGTTTGGAACACGTTTCTGATAGCGTTGTCTAAGTTTCTCGACGGCCTCGAAATCCTTAGAGGACTTGCAAAACAGTTTAGCCCCGTTAAGACACGGGGGAAGGGAGggaatttttatattcctCTCGCTcaagtttttaatttgatcTTCTGGCACCCTGACCACACAGGCCAACGAGGAGGAATCCCCTAATTTGCGACGCTTATGACTCATCATTCCGATATAGAGTCAGTGTGTATACTCCTGTGTGTATTTCACTTTTCAAGGGTGGGTTGTTCTCAGCCCTTAGAAAAACAAGATTGAGTTAAACGGAAAAAACGGTTACTTTTACCATACAATTCCGcaaaacataatatatacgCATGTAGCACTCCTTTGCTCCAGTTGTGAAATGATGTTATTTAAGCAGTAGTGTACCGATTTTTAGACAAGTAATTTAATTCCTTTTGAATGTTGTGAAAATTAGGCTCACAAGTGCCTATACGTGATATTGATTGATATCCCTGGGTACTAACTTAAACGTGAAGTCTAGAATCCAGAGAgtgataattttttaatagtTGAGTAAAAGTGTGAGAATCTTCTTGAATTTTCTGTTAAGGGAAACTCAAGAAAAATTAGATGGATGACAATATGATACTTTTTGTCTAAAGTGGAATCTAACCTGATGTGTATTTGGTAGAAGCTTGACAATCTAACAAGAATGTGTGCTGAacaactaaaataaataatgtggTTGATATTTATGGATCTTAACTCATGTCGGTCATGGGGTGTGTGTAACTTAGGAGGCTCCTTAGATTAACTCCCTTTTAAATACTGTAGGACCACGAAAATTAACCaggtgtaaataaataaaagtgtgcacatatattaataaaaagaaattagatattttttaaaaatatgcTTAAATCAGTACGGCTTTGAGTAATTATCTCTGTGAAACCCACGATGTGAATAGAATCTACCACCCCTGAATAAGATTTTATATCCGCCAGTtaagttaataaataaatagcgATGGGTACCTTCGATAACCCCGGAATCCACGTGATCTCCCTCGGCCCATAGGCCTTCGCCTGTTAAAACCAGGtatatttttcctttttggAATAACCTAAGGGTTAAATAtaagtgtaaaaaattataccTTAATAATCCTTTCTTTAAAAAGCGAATCGTTTAACATAACAGCGTTTCCCACAGCATCCTCACTGGAGAACTCGACGTAGGCGTACCTAAGGTCAAGttaacaattttttataatttcatttaaatactaatgaaatattttataaataccCTTTGGGGTGTCCAGTCCATTTATCCACCATTATTGTAATTCTGTTTATTTGACCagaagatttaaaaaattctTGGAGCTCTTGTGGTTTCGTGGAATAATCAACCTaggaaataaaatggtTAGTGGCAATATAATTTCCAAAAGTGCAAATAAAATTCATGAGATTATTCCCAGGGTATATTAGTGATAGAAAACAGGGAAAACGTTAGGTGTAGTAACAACATAACtatttatgataaaaatgatcaTCAAAACAAGcttaaaaaatatagtatAACTGTgtgaaaaataattttaatgcATAAATCTATGGTTTTAGCTGAATAATTCCTACATTTCCAACATATATTGACCTTCTATCAACATCTTCGTTGGTGTCCGTATCCATATCCTCAGTTGCATATTGACTATCGGTCATCcccttaaaataaattaaaacaaactaataatcgaaagtataaataaagtagTTGGGGGAATAAACTAGCCAATACCTTTAATCGTTTTAATTCATCATCCAAAACAGTTAGTTGACCACTATTGGTACCCATTGTGCGATTAGAatgataatattaaaacaatgaAAAAGTTATAAAGAAATatgataattataaaatgaaaacacGTGGAATCTGCACCATTTTTTAACTTAAAACtagattaaatatataatgtattatataaaaaacttaACACAAAGGTTAAGTTtgtataaaaaagtaaaatataaatacaataatgaCAATTTGTTGCAGTACGCccacattttaaataaggattttaaaaaattgcaACGAATAGCAAACACTAAGCTAATAAACGAATGTAGcatatattataaagaTGAAAACTTGAGTAATTTATCACAGCTAATAGGCGATTCAgtcaaaataataataaactcCTTCAAGTTAGCTAAGAGTTACATATACAGATAGAATATCGTATAAATTGAAACTGAGCAGCTTAATTGACTTAAATATAGTAAATTCGGCCAGTCAAACGTGTATCTGTCGTTCAATGGAGGGAAGGATAGCGTCGTCGCACTGCATCTTTACAGAATCGCATCACACGAATTTGCAGCTGAGAACAAGGGTGCGTCAACACACAAGATAATAGAAACGCTTTAGGCCACGACTTGCAGGCGGTGTACTTTAAGGACCCCTCGGCCAACGAGTTCGACGAAATAACTGGTTTTATACACACGATAACTAGTAAATACGGCTTAAACCTGAGGTGAGTGCCCCGATAAACGATTGTTTGCAGAGTCGTGGAGGACACGTGGG
The sequence above is a segment of the Theileria orientalis strain Shintoku DNA, chromosome 3, complete genome genome. Coding sequences within it:
- a CDS encoding uncharacterized protein (Os01g0259600 protein); this encodes MYYIKNLTQRLSLYKKVKYKYNNDNLLQYAHILNKDFKKLQRIANTKLINECSIYYKDENLSNLSQLIGDSVKIIINSFNKFGQSNVYLSFNGGKDSVVALHLYRIASHEFAAENKGHDLQAVYFKDPSANEFDEITGFIHTITSKYGLNLRVVEDTWERGVKLFQNSSFILGSRSMDEGCGDLKPLEAGDADDFEFFRINPILNWTYGDVWNFLLYFQLEYCSLYDKGYTSIGTVNDTLPNPYLKSGDTYLPAYKLTQWEYERCSRVKH
- a CDS encoding cytochrome reductase, giving the protein MNVELAGGLINLGLGFYKKPLKKCKIYYASQTGTAERYSRTLAQKLLKVTNICEESPANLQDYVEEDFTREDAVIVFLVATHYDGLFPDDTGRFVKYIRRLVRNEVRLDNLKYCVFGLGSSDYEYYNEAAKNMQKSLKELGAEEFTPIYLCDELNGVGREFERWLDQLFKGLCRLYNIEYASLNLKSLKEHDYFKSWRYLCDLELRFVNISLESNFEPVPNDIICKQQYQGVEVKVKENVNLIPNADQSVHHIVFDYDGEYSVSDTAYLLYRNPRHICSMSISLYGKYPELLLDLSKEITFVPRYGNVREKVTFSPPFPIPTTIKDSLELYCDLTSLPSDDEIMKFCCFLKDKKDVERITKLVRNEKIMKQIREEVKMTLHEFMMLFFPNVKFNLSGFLQLVPKQKPKPYTISSRPKTGELTVTVKLIEYNLHSLKTFYNVNVKRELFNESIAYNELIKRRIYKGNCSRYLCEMKEGQKIKLFVRTSLFASVNMNAPMLLIANGTGIAAFRGIWHSLKNTCNNTGASSMTSSDKSTSSASSSSNEVTMMLGFRTTNHVLYKEELEQLSQQENVRILYAFSREQDKIYVQELVKNNLELIRGVLDRGGTICICG
- a CDS encoding uncharacterized protein (cyclin-dependent kinase, regulatory subunit family protein); its protein translation is MSHKRRKLGDSSSLACVVRVPEDQIKNLSERNIKIPSLPPCLNGAKLFCKSSKDFEAVEKLRQRYQKRVPNRTDVSKKRPRKEPSGDFWSRVDSGEIDIGSELEKKKIRAIPVFSPVNMKIKNYEIITWSVSEYSYKTTPYGEVYYSPRFQDDKYIYRYVMLSKGVKEEAYRILKRSKTFLLTEHQILRELNIDLSLGWEHFMLYKNRLDELILRRRL
- a CDS encoding predicted protein, with amino-acid sequence MGTNSGQLTVLDDELKRLKGMTDSQYATEDMDTDTNEDVDRRSIYVGNVDYSTKPQELQEFFKSSGQINRITIMVDKWTGHPKGYAYVEFSSEDAVGNAVMLNDSLFKERIIKVIPKRKNIPGFNRRRPMGRGRSRGFRGYRRYPSLFIY